The genomic interval CCAAAGCAGAGATCGTTGCAGAGATTGCCGAAAAGACCGGCGTTGAGAAGGTAGCCGTACAGGCATCTATCGAAGCCTTCATGAAAGTTGTGAAAGGCTCACTGGCAAAGGGAGATAATGTTTATCTCCGTGGTTTTGGCAGCTTCATCGTGAAGCGCCGCGCCGAAAAAACCGGTCGTAACATTTCGAAAAATACGTCGGTAATTATCCCGGCTCACAACGTGCCTGCTTTTAAGCCGGCGAAAACATTTACCGAGAAGGTAAAGAAAAGCGTAAAAGCGTCCTAACCTTCTGTTCTGCTGCGTATGGCCCGGTTCGGATTACCTCAGTGGATAGTGCTTGGCTCGGCAGCAGCCTGTTTCGTTCTTTTAAGTTTTGTAAATACAGTTCCCAAAGCGCGCAAAGCAACTGATACCATGCCGCAGGCTGCCCAAACGGGCAACCTTGTGCCGCTTGACCAGCAGGTTACCGAAGCCCGTAAACGTTTGCCAGCCGATGTGCTCGCAAAAATTGAAGGCTTCGAGAAGCTTGCAGCCGGGCAAACCGACTTCGTACTGCGCCGTGCGCTGCTTGATTCGGCTGCTCGCCAGGCGTTGAGCCTTAACGAGCACATTCTGGCGGCTTACATCAGCCAGAAGAAAGCTGAAACGTGTAACGGGTCGTCTGTTGACTGGCAGGTGGCGGGCGAGCGTTTTCAGAGTGCAGCTGCTTTTCAGGGCGAAAAGCTGGGGCCGCAGTACCTCGGTACGCTGTTTGAATCCGCCATCCATTGTTTTCGTGAAGCGGTAACAATAGACGCTGGCAACCTTGATGCGCGCGTAGGCCTTGGCGCTTCCATTGTGCAGGGCACATCGGATCCGATGGCGGGCATACGCGAACTGCTGGAGGTGGAGAAAGCAGATTCGACCAATGTAAACGCACAACTTGTGCTTGGCGATTTTGCACTGCGTTCGCAGCAGTTTGATAAAGCCATTGCACGCTACCAGAAAGCCCTGCGTTTGCGTCCCGACCTCTACGGCCTCAACCTGAGCCTGGCCGAACTGTATGAACAAAAAGGCGACACCGCCAACACCATCGCCTGCCTTGAAGCCTATCTGGCCAAAGCAGACGATCCGTTAGTAAAAAATGACGTGGAGAATGCGATTCGCAAACTCCGCTCATCCAAATAGTAATTCATTCATAAAACAACTACATCATGCCCAGCGGTAAAAAAAGAAAGCGCCATAAGATGGCCACCCACAAGCGCAAGAAGCGCCTAAGAAAAAATCGTCATAAGAAGAAGAACCGCTAAGAGGCTGACCGCTTAAAAACCGCAGCTTCCTGATTGCAGCGAAGCTGCGGTTTTCCTTAGCCCGCTTCTTATATGTATGTCTTAAAGCACTGAAAATTCTGCTTTAAGTAATCTTCAACTTTACTGTATTCTCTGTAAGCAGCCCACCCGAAAGGGGCAAGGGCGATGCTTTATTTTAATGCGCTAACATCTGTGTCAAACGAACTGATCATTGATGCCTCCAACTCCGAGGTGGTGATCGCGCTACTTAACGACAAGCGACTGGTGGAACTCAAC from Bacteroidota bacterium carries:
- a CDS encoding integration host factor subunit beta, producing the protein MTKAEIVAEIAEKTGVEKVAVQASIEAFMKVVKGSLAKGDNVYLRGFGSFIVKRRAEKTGRNISKNTSVIIPAHNVPAFKPAKTFTEKVKKSVKAS
- a CDS encoding tetratricopeptide repeat protein, with amino-acid sequence MARFGLPQWIVLGSAAACFVLLSFVNTVPKARKATDTMPQAAQTGNLVPLDQQVTEARKRLPADVLAKIEGFEKLAAGQTDFVLRRALLDSAARQALSLNEHILAAYISQKKAETCNGSSVDWQVAGERFQSAAAFQGEKLGPQYLGTLFESAIHCFREAVTIDAGNLDARVGLGASIVQGTSDPMAGIRELLEVEKADSTNVNAQLVLGDFALRSQQFDKAIARYQKALRLRPDLYGLNLSLAELYEQKGDTANTIACLEAYLAKADDPLVKNDVENAIRKLRSSK